DNA from Halorarum salinum:
TCGAGCGCGACGAACGTGAAAAAGGAGGTCGTCGTCCGCCGCTCCTCGCCCGATCGGGGGTTCTCGGCCCGCACGTCGACTTTCACGTCCACGCTCGTCCGGCCGGTGTTGAACACGTACGCCTCGACGACGGCCACCTCGCCGAGGTCGATGGGGGAGATGAAGTCGACGTGGTCCATCGAGGCGGTCACGACCTGCTCGGAGGCGAAGCGCATCCCCGCGATGGCCCCGCAGATGTCCATCCAGTGGAGCACCGTCCCCCCGAGCGCGCGGCCGAGGTAGTTCGTGTCGTTCGGCAACAGCAGTTCGGTCATCTCGGTGTACGACTCGGCCAGCGGTACCTGGTCGGGGTCGCCGGTCATGCCAGTCCGTTCGGCCCGCCCCGTATCAAATCCCGTCCCTCGCGACGGACGGCCGCCGGCCCGATCACTCCTCCCGCAGCTCGTCGACGCTGGCCTCGACCTCGCGGACCTGCCGGCGGCCCTCGGCCGCCGTCTCCGCGACCGCCTCCAGGCGGCCCTCCAGCGTCTCGATCGCCTCGACCGACGACTCGACCATCGCGGCGACCTCCTCGGCGGAGGCGGCCTGGTCGTCGGTCGCGTCCGCGACCCCCGCGGCGCCGTCGGCCGTCTCCTCGACGGCCGCCGATACGTCCGACAGCGACTCGGTCACCCCCTCTATGCGCTCGATGGCGGCGGCCACTTCCCCGGTCGTCGCGTCGAGCAGGCGCGCCGTCTCGTGGGTCCGGTCCTGCATGTCGCCGACGAGCGTCTCGATGCGCTCGGCGTGCTCGCGGCTCTCCTCGGCGAGCGACTTCACCTCGTCGGCGACGACCGCGAACCCCTCGCCCGCCTCGCCCGCGCGGGCCGCCTCGATGCTCGCGTTGAGCGCCAGCATGTTCGTCTGCTCGGCGATGCCGTCGATGAGCTCCACCACCTCGCCGACCTCGTCGGCCCGGTCGGTCAGGTCGTCGACGGCACCGGCGACCTCCTCGGCGGCGCCCTCGACGCTCCCCATCGCCTCGGTGGCCTCGGTCGCGGCCTCGTCCCCGTCCTCGACGAGCGACCGCGTCCTGTCGCTCGCGACCGTCACCTGCTCGGCGCTTGCCGCGATCTCCTGGACGGTCGCGCTCTGTTCGGTCATTTCGTCGGCGACCTCGCGCATCCGTTCGGCCTGCTCGGCGGCGAACTGGTCGGCGTCGTCGGTGAACTCGGCGACCTCCTCGACCGCGTCGGCGAGGTCGGCGGTCCGCTCCCGGACCGCGCCGCTCACGCGCGACTGGAGCCGTTCGAGGTCGCGCTGGCGCCGCACGTGGTCGGTCACGTCGGCCGCCACCGAGAACGCCCCGACCGGTTCGCCGTCCGGCGCGTCGAGCGGGACGGCGTACACCTGGAGCGCCTTGTCGCTGGCCGGGATCTCGCGGATCGCGTCCTCGGCGATCGTCTCGCCGACGCGCACGACCTCCTCGGCCAGCGTCTCCTCGGCCCCCTCGGTGCCGAGCACCTCGTGGGCGTTGTTGCCGACTGCCTCGGCCTCGGCGATGCCGACCATCTCGGAGTGGGCCTCGTTCCAGTGGGTGATCGTCCCCCCGTCGTCGACGACGAGCGCGCTCTCCGGGAGGGCGGCGACCAGCCCGTCGAACAGTTCCCGCCAGAACGCCGCCTCGGCCCGGTCCCGCTCCGCGCGGTCGTCGGGTTCGATCCGGTCGAGGTACGCCTCCGCGAGGCGCTCGGCCCCGCCGACCCCCTCGGCTCCGCCGGCGTCCCCTGCTGGCTCGTCGTGCTCGCCGTGAACGCCCTCGGCGCCGTCCACGGGTCCCCGCTCGGCGGGCGCGTCGTCCGTCTCGCTCATCCTGCCGGCGGATGCGCGCGCCCCCTGTTATAGCTTCCCCGACGATTATTCGTCGTGATTCTCGGCGCCCCGCCCGGCCGGCACCCCACCTCGCCGCCCCTAGAGCCCCGGGTCGTCGTCGCCAAACTCCTCAGGGCCGTTCATCTCCACCGACTCGGGCGACTGGCCGGCGGCGTCGATCACCTCGTCGCTCACGAGGATGGGGCACTCGAACCGCGTCGCCAGCGCGATGGCGTCGCTGGGGCGCGCGTCGAAGACGAACTTCTCCGGTTCGCCGTCCTCGTACCGTTCGGCGTCGATCTTGCCGTAGAAGGTCCCGTCGGTGATGTCGTCGATCCGAACCGCGTCCACGGCGCCGCCGAACTCGGTGAGCATCTCCACGAACAGGTCGTGGGTGAGGGGGCGCTCGAACACGCTCCCGTCCATCGCGAGCCGGATCGACTGCGCCTGGTCGCGCGTCACGAAGATGGGCAGCAGCTCCTCGCGCACGCGGAGCACGACCGCGGGGACCTCCTCGCCGTCGGGGCCGACACCCACGCCGATGCCGGCGACCTCCGCCTCGTGATCCATACGTACACGTTCGTGAGGCGGGTAGGAATACCTACCGCGTGTTCGGTCGGCGAACGGCGACTCCGCTTCGCGTTCCCCGACCCCGCGTCAGCGCCCCCGTCCCCCCTCGACGACCCACGCCCGGAGATCGTTCACGTTCGTCCCGGTCGGCCCGGTCCGCAGGGCACCCCGCCCCTCGAGAAAGCCCAGCGCGTCGTTGCGCGCGAGCGCCTCCCGGGCCTCGTCCGGGTCCTCGACGGTCGTCCCGTCGACGACCGCGCCGGCCGCGTCCGTCGAGCCGTCGAGGCCGTCCGTGTCGACCGCCGCGAGCGCGGCCCCCTCGCCGACTGCCTCCCCGTCGCCGTGAGCGCCGTCTCCGGGGTCCTCCCCGCTACCATCGTCGCCGTCGTCGCCGTCGCCGAGGTCGCCCCCGGCGAGGGCGATTCCGGCGGCGAGCGCGTACTCGCAGTTGGGGCCGCCCCGGCCGTCGCCGCGGACCGTCACGGTCGTCTCGCCGCCCGAGAGGAGGACGGTCGGCGCGTCCCCGCAGTCGCGAGCGGTCCGGGCCAGCGCCGCGGCGGACCTCCCCCGGTCGCGCGCCTCGCCGGTCACGCCGGTGGAGACCACCCGGGCGTCGTAGCCCCGGTCGGCCGCGGCCTCCCGCGCTGCGTCGAGGGCGGTCGACGCGTCCGCGAGCACGACCGTCCGGACGCGGTCGAACGTCGGGTCGTCCGACGTGGGTCCGGGGTCGGCGTCCGCCAGGAACGCCCGGATCTCGTCGGCCGTGACGTCGTACTCGTCCAGCACGGCCAGGGCCGCCCCAGGCGTCGACCCCGCGGGCACGGTCGGGCCGCTGGCGACGACGGCGGGGTCGTCCCCGACCACGTCGCTCAGGAGGAGGCCGACCACGGTCGCGGGGGTGGCCGCGGCGGCGAGCCGTCCCCCCTTCACCGCGGAGACGGCGGTCCGCACCGCGTTGATCTCGTCGATGGCGGCGCCGGCGTCGAGCAGGTCGCGGGTGACCGCCGTGACCGCCGACAGCGACACGCCGTCGGCGGGGGCCGCGAACAGCGCGCTCCCGCCGCCGGTCACGGCCGCGAGCACGAGCGTCCGCTCGTCGGACCCGCGCGCGAGTTCCAGCGCGCGCCGGGTCGCCTCGACCCCCTCGTCGGTCGGCGTGGGGTGGCCGCCGGGGGCGAGCGTCACCGGTCCTGCCTCGCCCGCGTCGGACTCGGGGACGAGCACGACCCCGTCGTCGACGCGGTCGCCGAGCAGGCCGACGAGCGCCCGGGCGAGTCGCGCCGACGCCTTCCCGCCGCCCACGACGAGGACGCGGTCGTAGGCGTCGAGGTCGTACGTCTCCCCCCGGACGGCGAGCGTCCCGCCCGAGAGCGAGAGGGCGCGCTCGACGGCCCGGTCGGGCATCGCGGCCTCGATTCCGGCCTCGACGCAGGCGAGTGCCGTCTCGCGCGCCGGGGTGGTCGCCAGCGCCTCGCGGTTTCGGATCATCGAGTTGGCCGAGGTGTGGAGCGCTTCCCCATAAGCGAATCGCCGATTCGTCGTGGGTGGCCGTCGATCGTCCTCCGCATCCGAACGTCCCAGGACGGCGACTGCCGAGGTGGCGACGACCGCGAAAGCCCCCGCGGGTCTCGGGTCGCGTGGCACACGCTGTGCTCCTCGGGCGCTCGCTTCGCTCGCGCCCCGTGGTGCTTGCGGTACCAGGCTTCCCCGAGACCCGCGGCCCCTTTCAGTCCCACCCGGGCCAGGTCGGGCAAGCGTCGTGGTCGGACTGCCGACCGGTGGCTCGTCGGGCAGTCGGTCGTGCGTCGCTGAGCCATTGCTCCGGCGGACGCGCGGCGGTCGACCCACTGCCGACGCCGACTGGCGGACTACCGATCACGGCCGTGAAGGGGTAGTCGGGCCAGCGTCGTCCGGCCGAACGTCCGGCGGGTGGGACTGAAAGGGGCCGGGCGCTGGGCTCGGTGCGGCCGCCGCGCTCCTCGCACTCGCTCCCTTCGGTCGCTCGCGCTGCGGTGCTCGTCGGTCCGCGCCTTCGCCCAGCGCCCGGGGGCTTTCGAGGTGTTCCGCTCGCTTACCATGTCGTCCTTCCAAACGCCCAACTGCGTCGAATCACACCCACACCAGCACCACGACGAACGACTCCGACACACGTAAACGGGGTCGGGAGATACTGACCGCCAATGAACGACGACCCCGCAGACGCCGCTCCGACCCCTCCGCGGCCCTCCAGGGCGGCGGGCGAGGGGAGCGTCCGCATCGTCGGCACCGCCCACGTCTCCGCCGAGTCCGTCGAGGAGGTCGAGGCGGTCGTCGACGAGGAGCGGCCCGACGTCGTCGCGGTCGAACTCGACGAGGGGCGCTACCGGCAGATGAAGGGGGAGACGCCCGACGACCTCGACCCGGGCGACCTCCTGCAGGGGAACACCGTCTTCCAGTTTCTCGCCTACTGGATGCTCTCGTACGTCCAGAACCGGCTGGGCGACCGCTTCGACGTCGAACCCGGCGCGGACATGCTCGCGGCCGTCGAGACGGCAGAGCGGCTGGGGCTCGACGTGGCGCTCGTCGACCGGGACATCCAGACCACCATCCAGCGGTTCTGGGCCCGGATGTCGCTCGTGGAGAAGGCCCGGATGGTCGGCGCGCTCGCGTTCGGGGTCACCGACCCCCGCATCGCCGGGGTCGCCTTCGGCCTGCTCGTCGGCGTCCTGCTCGGCCCCGTCTTCGGGCTGTTCGGCGGCGCGCTCGGCCTGACCGACGCGCTGCTGGCCCGGGTCACGACCGGCGCGTGGGCCGGCGTCGTCGCGGCGATGCTGGCGAACTTCCTCGCGGCGGAGTTCGAGTTGCGCTCGGTCCCCGGGGTGTTCGCCTCCCTCGCGGTCGGCGCGCTCGTCGGCGTCGCGGCGTTCCTCACCGGCGCGGGCGTCGACGCCGTCACCGGCCTGCTCTCGCCGTTCGTCGTCGGCGCGATGGGGAGCATCGTGCTGGGGCTGCTCGTCGGCTTCGGCGTCGGGCTCCTCGCCGCGGTCGTCATGAGCGTCACCGGCGTCGGACTCGCCGCCGAGGAGGACCTGGACGACTTCGAGGGGTTCGACCCCGCGGAGTTGACCGACGCCGACGTGGTGACCGCGATGATGGAGGAGTTCCGCCAGTTCTCCCCCGGCGGCGCGGCGGCGCTCATCGACGAGCGGGACGCCTACATCGCCCACCGGCTCGTGAGGCTCCGGGAGTCGGGGTTCTCGGTCGTCGCCATCGTCGGCGCCGGCCACCGCGAGGGGATCGAACGGTACCTCGAGTCCCCGGGGACGCTTCCGCCGATGGAGTCGCTCACGGGCACCGCCGAACCCGGGGGCGTTCCGTGGGGCAAGGTCGTCGGCTACGGCGTCTCGGTCGCGTTCCTGGCCTTCTTCCTCCTGCTCGCCATGGCCGGCGTTCGAAACGAGCGGCTCCTCACCCTGTTCGGCGCCTGGTTCCTCATCAACGGGGCGTTCGCGGCGGGGCTGGCCAAGGCCGCGGGCGCCCGCTGGTCCTCCGCGAGCGTCGGCGGGCTGGTCGCGTGGATGACCTCCATCAACCCGCTGCTCGCGCCGGGCTGGTTCACCGGCTACATGGAACTGCGCCACCTCACCGTCAACGTCGCCGACATCGGCCGGCTGAACGACCTCCTCTCGGACGAGACGCGCCCGCTCGGCGAGGTGATCGCGGACATGTTCGACGTGCCGCTGTTCCGGCTGATCATGATCGTCGCGGCCACGAACGTCGGGAGTATCGTCGCGAGCGCGCTGTTCGCGCTCTACGTCGTCCCGCAGTTCTTCGGCGCCGCGGACGTGAACGTCACGCAACTGATGCTTGAGGGCGCCCGCGAGAGCGCCCGCGTCGTCTGGGGTGTGCTGGCGTGAACGGCCTCTCCTTCTCCGCGGCCGAGCGGCGCGACCTGCTCGTCGCGTGGCTGGCGCTCGGCGTCGCGTTCGCGCTGTTCTTCCTCGGCGGCGGCCCGGCGCTGACGAACGCGCTCTCGGCCGGCGAGGTCGGGGCGCTCACGTCCGCGTTCGTCGTGAGCCTGCTCACCGCCGGCGTCGCGTTCCTCCTGCACGAACTCGCCCACAAGGTCGTCGCGGTCAGGTTCGGCCAGCAGGCGGCGTTCCGCGCCGACTACGGAATGCTGTTCCTCGCGGTCGTCTCCGCGCTGGCCGGCTTCCTCTTCGCCGCGCCGGGTGCGGTCCACCATCGGGGGCACATCACCCCGCGCCAGCACGGCCTCATCGCGCTCGCCGGCCCCGCGACGAACGTCGTGCTCGGCGCGCTGTTCCTCCCGCTGTGGGTGGTCGGAACCCGGATCGGCCTCGGGCCGCTCGGGCTCGTCGGCTCCTACGGCGTCGCCGTGAACTTCTTCCTCGCGGCGTTCAACCTGATCCCGTTCGGCCCGCTCGACGGCGCGACCGTCCGGAAGTGGAGCACGCCGATCTGGCTCGTCAGCTTCCTCGTCAGCGCCGTGCTGGCGGTGATCCTCGGGCTCAGCGTCCTGTGACGGCTCCACGTTTCCGATCCCGTCTTGACCGGTCGTGATTCGCAGTCGCGCCGTCGTTGTCCGGTTCCCCACCAGGTGGTCGACACCCGAACACGACCGCGTTACCACGGGCCACACCTTTGCCGCTGGTCGACGTACACCGTTCCATGGAGAGCGTGAACCCGGCGACCGGCGAGACGCTGGAGACGTACGAGGAACACACCGATGCCGAGGTGGACGAGGCGCTCGACGCGGCGACGGCGGCGTTCGAGGAGTGGAGCGACGAGTCGTTCGCGCACCGCCGGACGCTGCTGACCGAGGTCGCCGACCTGCTCCGCGACCGGGTCGACGAGTACGCCGAACTGATGGTCGCCGAGATGGGGAAACCGATCTCGCAGGCCCGGGCGGAGGTGGAAAAGTGCGCGACCGGCTGTGACTACTACGCCGAACACGCGGAGGAGCACCTGGCCGACGAGGTGATCGGCACGGAGGCCGACGCGCACACGCTCGTCTCCTACGAACCGCTCGGGCCGGTGCTGTCGGTGATGCCGTGGAACTTCCCGTTCTGGCAGATGTTCCGCTTCGCCGCGCCGAACCTCGCCGCCGGCAACGTGAGCCTGCTGAAACACGCCTCGAACGTCCCGGGCTGTGCGGTCGCCATCGAGGAACTGTTCCGGGACGCGGGCTTCCCGGAGGGGGCGTTGCAGTCGCTGCTCGTCGGGTCGGACGAGGTCGACGATGTCATCGAGGACGAGCGGATCCGCGCGGTCACGCTCACCGGCAGCGTGGGGGCGGGCCGCTCGGTCGGCGAGACCGCCGGGGCCGAACTGAAGCCCTCCGTGCTCGAACTGGGCGGGAGCGACCCGTTCGTGGTGCTCGAGGACGCCCCGATCGACCGGACCGTCCGGAGCGCGGTGTACGGCCGCTGTCAGAACAACGGCGAGTCCTGCATCGCGGCCAAGCGGTTCGTCGTCGTCGACGACGTGTACGAGGAGTTCCTCGACCGGCTCGTCGAGGGGATGGAGGGGTTGACGATCGGCGACCCGACGGACGAGGGGACGGAGCTCGGACCGATGGCACAGGAGGGGCTCATGGATGGACTCCACGAGCAGGTGGAGGCGACCGCCGACGCGGGCGCGACGGTCCACGTCGGCGGCGAGCCGATGGACCGCGAGGGGAACTACTACCCGCCGACGGTGCTCTCGGAGATCCCGGACGGGTCGCCCGCGGACGACGAGGAGCTCTTCGGGCCGGTCGCGTCCGTCTGGCGGGTCGACGACGAGGCGGAGGCGATCGAGAGGGCGAACGACACGCAGTTCGGCCTCGGGGCGAGCGTGTGGACCGGCGACCCGGAGCGGGGCGAACGGGTCGCCCGCGAGTTCGAGGCGGGCTGCTGTTTCGTCAACGAGATCGTCAAGTCCGACCCGCGGCTCCCGTTCGGCGGCGTCAAACACTCGGGGTACGGCCGCGAACTCTCCCGACACGGCATCAGGGAGTTCGTGAACCGCAAGACTGTGTGGGTCCAGCACGGCGACTCGCCCACGGGGCTGGACTCCCTGTCGGAATGACCGTCTCCGATCTCGTCGTCCGCTGTCTGGAGGCCGAGGGCGTCGAGTACGTGTTCGGCCTCCCCGGGGAGGAACTGGAGGACCTCCTGTTCTCGCTGCGGGACTCCGAGGTGACGTTCGTCCCGACCCGCCACGAACAGGGCGCCGCGTTCATGGCGAACGTCCACGGCCGGCTGACCGGCGAGGCGGGGGTGTGTCTCGCCACGCTCGGCCCCGGCGCGACGAACCTCATCACGGGCGTCGCGGACGCCCAGCTCGACAAGGCGCCGCTGGTCGCCATCACGGGCCAGGGCGGGCGCGAGCGGCTCCACAAGGAGAGCCACCAGCGGCTCGACGTCGTCCACGCGTTCGAGCCGCTCGTGAAGTGGAACGCGCAGCTCTCGGACGCGGCGGCGACCGCCGAGACGGTCCGGAAGGCGTTCAAGGTCGCCGAGTACGAGAAGCCCGGCGCCACCCACGTCGAGGTCCCCGAGGACGTCGCGGCCGAGTCGACCGGCGCCGAGCCGCTGCCGACGCGGGACGCGGTGACCAGACCCGCCCCCGCGGAGGGGGCGATCTCGGCGGCGGTCGAGACGCTGGAGGCCGCCGAACGCCCCCTCGTGCTCGCCGGCAACGGCGCGGTCCGAACGGACGCGGCGGACGCGCTCCGCTCGTTCGTGGACTCGACGGGGATCCCCGTCGTCGCGACCTACATGGGGAAGGGGGCGCTGTCGGACCGGGACGAGCGCTCGCTGATGACGATCGACTCGGGGCCCGACGGGGAGGCGGCCGGCGCGGTCGAGCGCGCCGACTGCGTGCTCGCGGTCGGCTACGACATCGCGGAGCACGACCCGGCCGGCTGGAACCCCGACCGCGACAAGCGGGTGGTCCACCTCGACTCCGAGCCGGCGGAGGTGTACGCCCACTACGTCCCCGACGTCGAGATCGTGGCGGACCCCTCGACGGGCCTCTCGCGGCTCGCCGAGTCGATGGGGAGCCGGTGGGACGCGTGGTGCGTCGACGCCCACGAACGGGTGTACGAGCACGCGACCGAGCGCCCGCAGGCGGCCGACCCGGTGACGGTGACCAACACGCTCCCGTTCCTCCGCGAGGCGATGGCCGACGGGGACGTGCTGATCTCGGACGTCGGGAGCCACAAGCTGGCCATCGCCCGCGACTTCCCGACGTACGAGCCGGGCCGCTGCGTCATCTCGAACGGGCTGGCGAGCATGGGCATCGCGGTCCCGGGCGGTCTCGCGGCGGACCTCGCGCTGGAGGACGACGTGGTCGTGGCGACCGGCGACGGCGGCTTCCTGATGAACGCCGCGGAACTGGAGACGGCGACGCGGCTCGGCTGCTCGTTCACGGTCGTCGTCTACCGCGACGGCGAGTACGGGGTCGTCGCGGAACACCAGCAACAGCACCGCGGCGAGTCGGTCGGGACCCGGTTCGGGAACCCGGACCTCGTCGCGTTCGCCGAGAGCTTCGGCGTCTCGGCCACGCGAGCGGAGACGCTCGGGGGGTTCGCGGACGCGCTCGACGCGGTCGAGGCGGACGAACTGTCCCTGGTCGAGGTCGTCCTCTCGGAACCGCCGGACCGGCGCGCGTGACGGCGAGCCCCTCGTGGGGGTCTCGTGAGTGAAGCGAACGAGAGCACGCGGGTCGAGCGCAGCGAGTCCCGCGAAGCGAGCACGCGCGCGGGACGAGCACCGCAGGCGAGCGACCGCAGGGAGCGAGCCGAGGAGCGCAGGAGGCTGGTCACGCGAGCGAGCCCGTGAGCGAGGGTGAGTTCCGAGGGGCTCGCTCCGAGGTAAGGGGGGGTGAGGTGCGGTGCTGTCGGGCGGGACTGAAAGGGGACGCGGCTGTCGGCGAACGCGGACGAAGTAAGCACCGTAGGCGGGCGAACGAAATGAGCGAGCCGAGGAGCGCAGCGAGGCCCCGGAGCCGACAGCCGCGGGGGCTTTCGCGGTCGTCACTGCGGTGGGGGCTGAGGGACTCAACGAGACGAGCCATCGGGCTGGGAGCCCTCGAACGAGTGCGGTTCTCTCTACTGTCGAACCCGGGTCGGAGGGCTTTTGCCCCGCCGCCCCGCCCCCGCGAGCATGGGAGACGACGGCGGGAACGGGGACGCTGGGAGGACCACCGAGCGCGCCGACGGGGACGCCGAGGAACTCACCTACGCCGACGCGGGCGTGGACATCGACGCGAGCGAGGCGGCGACGGCGGCGCTCGTCGGCGCCGCCGCGGGCGGCGACCTGGGCGCCGACGGAAGCGACTACGCCGGCCTGCTGGACATCGGCGACCGCTACCTCGCGCTCGCGACCGACGGCGTCGGCACGAAACTGCTCGTCGCGGAGGCGCTCGGGGACTACTCGACGGTCGGGATCGACTGCATCGCGATGAACGCGAACGACCTCGTCGCGGCGGGCGTCCGTCCGGTCGCGTTCGTCGACTACCTCGCGGTCGAGGAGCCCGACGAGACGTTCGCCGAGCAGGTCGGCGAGGGGCTCCGCACGGGCGCGGAGGCGGCCGACGTCGCGCTCGTCGGCGGCGAGACGGCGGTGATGCCCGAGGTCGTCCGGGGGCTCGACCTCGCCGGGACCTGCGCGGGGCTCGCACCGAAGGACGCCGTGTTCGACGGGACCGCGGAGCCGGGGGACGCGCTCGTCGGCTGGGAGTCCTCGGGGATCCACTCGAACGGGCTCACCCTGGCCCGGGAGGCCGTCACGCGCGAGGGCACCTACGCGGACCCCTGCCCGCTCGAGGGATACGACACGCTGGGGGAGGCGCTGCTGGAGCCGACGCGGCTCTACACCGACCTCCTCGACCCGATGCGCGAGCACGGCGTCCGCGCGGCCGCACACGTCACCGGCGGCGGGTGGACCAACCTCGAGCGCATGGGCGGGCTTCAGTACGAGATCGAGGACCCGTGGCCGGCCCAGCCCGTGTTCGAGTTCGTGCGGTCGGCGGGGAACGTGAGCGAGGAGGAGATGCACCGGACGTTCAACGTGGGGACCGGGTTCGTCGCGGCGCTCGCCCCCGCGGACGCGGAGGCGCTCGCGGCCGAGACCGGCGGTCGGGTCGTGGGCCGCGTCGAGGCGGGCGAGGGCGTGGCGATCCGCGGGCTTGAACTGTAACGCGGTTCGCTGCCCGACGAAGCGTGGTCGAGGGAGCTTCCGGTCCACTTGGTCACAGTACGATCAGTTCCCGGACGTCACCGCGGAACTGCGTTGATGGCCCTGCGAGGCGAACGTGCGGACGCTCCGTACGAACATGTCACGAACGATGACGCCGGGACGGGCCGTTACGCTCCTCGTCGCGATACTGGTGGCGGTACTGCTGACGATCGTCTACACGCTCCTGTCGACGATGGCGGAGGCCGGGACCCCACCGTTCGTCGTCGGCAGCGTACTCGTGCTCGCGCTCGCGCTCCTGTGGTACGGCAGGCGGTCGTCCCCGAACTCGGCGGGGACGGTTCGGTCGACGTTGGACGCCCCCCGTCCCGAGACGAAGGACGACCTCGAGTGACGTCACCGCCGGCCGATCCGGGGATCACTCGTACGTGCGGTGGGTCGCGGAGCCGACGTGGATGCGGACGAGTTCGTTCCCGGACCAGGCGTCCTCCTCGACGCCGTACTTCCGGTTGAGCCGCCGGTTCGCCTCCCTGGCGGCGTCCTCGTCCTCGACGATCGTCGCCGTCCCGCGGAGGGTGACCGTCCACCGCGGGAGCCCGCCCTCGTCCTCCTGGACCGAGAGGGCGACCCGGGGGTTGTTCCGGACGTTCTCCAGCTTTCGCCCCGTGGTCATGATTTCGACGACGCCGTCGTCGTATCGGAACCAGAGGGGCGCGACGTGCGGTCTGCCGTCACGGCAGGTGGCGAGGTGTGCGACGAGCCGTTCGTCGACGAGTCGCTCCTCGATATCCGGCGGGATTCCGGCGGACATACCGGTGCCAGTGGCCCGATCCGCAAAAGCGGGCTCCCTGCAGGGGAAACGTCCGGTCCGCCCCCGACCGTCGTCGATCGGCGCCTACGACAGCTGTGCGGCCAGGTCCGCCTCGGTGATGATGCCGATCGCCTCCCCGCCGTCGGTCACCATCACGGCCTTGTAGTGGTCGAGGAGGTTGCGGATCTCGTCGACGGTCGCGTCGGGGCCGACCGTCGGGAACGACTCGGACATCACCTCGCTCACGGGGAGGTCGCCCGCGTCCTCGCCGGCGTGGATGACGTCGGATTGGGAGATGGAGCCGACCGGGATGCCACCCTCCAGCACCGGGAGCTGGGAGTACGCCTCCGCGTCCATCTCGTCGACGGCGGCGCGGACGCTGTCGTCGGGCGCGACGCTGATGATCTCCTCGTGCATGAGGTCGCGGGCGCGGACGACGTCGCCCTCCACCCGGTCGAGCGCCTCCACGATGCCCCGCAGCG
Protein-coding regions in this window:
- a CDS encoding bifunctional nuclease family protein, whose amino-acid sequence is MDHEAEVAGIGVGVGPDGEEVPAVVLRVREELLPIFVTRDQAQSIRLAMDGSVFERPLTHDLFVEMLTEFGGAVDAVRIDDITDGTFYGKIDAERYEDGEPEKFVFDARPSDAIALATRFECPILVSDEVIDAAGQSPESVEMNGPEEFGDDDPGL
- a CDS encoding NAD-dependent succinate-semialdehyde dehydrogenase — protein: MESVNPATGETLETYEEHTDAEVDEALDAATAAFEEWSDESFAHRRTLLTEVADLLRDRVDEYAELMVAEMGKPISQARAEVEKCATGCDYYAEHAEEHLADEVIGTEADAHTLVSYEPLGPVLSVMPWNFPFWQMFRFAAPNLAAGNVSLLKHASNVPGCAVAIEELFRDAGFPEGALQSLLVGSDEVDDVIEDERIRAVTLTGSVGAGRSVGETAGAELKPSVLELGGSDPFVVLEDAPIDRTVRSAVYGRCQNNGESCIAAKRFVVVDDVYEEFLDRLVEGMEGLTIGDPTDEGTELGPMAQEGLMDGLHEQVEATADAGATVHVGGEPMDREGNYYPPTVLSEIPDGSPADDEELFGPVASVWRVDDEAEAIERANDTQFGLGASVWTGDPERGERVAREFEAGCCFVNEIVKSDPRLPFGGVKHSGYGRELSRHGIREFVNRKTVWVQHGDSPTGLDSLSE
- a CDS encoding glycerate kinase type-2 family protein; amino-acid sequence: MIRNREALATTPARETALACVEAGIEAAMPDRAVERALSLSGGTLAVRGETYDLDAYDRVLVVGGGKASARLARALVGLLGDRVDDGVVLVPESDAGEAGPVTLAPGGHPTPTDEGVEATRRALELARGSDERTLVLAAVTGGGSALFAAPADGVSLSAVTAVTRDLLDAGAAIDEINAVRTAVSAVKGGRLAAAATPATVVGLLLSDVVGDDPAVVASGPTVPAGSTPGAALAVLDEYDVTADEIRAFLADADPGPTSDDPTFDRVRTVVLADASTALDAAREAAADRGYDARVVSTGVTGEARDRGRSAAALARTARDCGDAPTVLLSGGETTVTVRGDGRGGPNCEYALAAGIALAGGDLGDGDDGDDGSGEDPGDGAHGDGEAVGEGAALAAVDTDGLDGSTDAAGAVVDGTTVEDPDEAREALARNDALGFLEGRGALRTGPTGTNVNDLRAWVVEGGRGR
- a CDS encoding acyl-CoA thioesterase; the encoded protein is MTGDPDQVPLAESYTEMTELLLPNDTNYLGRALGGTVLHWMDICGAIAGMRFASEQVVTASMDHVDFISPIDLGEVAVVEAYVFNTGRTSVDVKVDVRAENPRSGEERRTTTSFFTFVALDGDGRPTPVPDLVCPTGEEEELRDGAVAERREQLEDVADRLGT
- a CDS encoding methyl-accepting chemotaxis protein yields the protein MSETDDAPAERGPVDGAEGVHGEHDEPAGDAGGAEGVGGAERLAEAYLDRIEPDDRAERDRAEAAFWRELFDGLVAALPESALVVDDGGTITHWNEAHSEMVGIAEAEAVGNNAHEVLGTEGAEETLAEEVVRVGETIAEDAIREIPASDKALQVYAVPLDAPDGEPVGAFSVAADVTDHVRRQRDLERLQSRVSGAVRERTADLADAVEEVAEFTDDADQFAAEQAERMREVADEMTEQSATVQEIAASAEQVTVASDRTRSLVEDGDEAATEATEAMGSVEGAAEEVAGAVDDLTDRADEVGEVVELIDGIAEQTNMLALNASIEAARAGEAGEGFAVVADEVKSLAEESREHAERIETLVGDMQDRTHETARLLDATTGEVAAAIERIEGVTESLSDVSAAVEETADGAAGVADATDDQAASAEEVAAMVESSVEAIETLEGRLEAVAETAAEGRRQVREVEASVDELREE
- a CDS encoding TraB/GumN family protein; the protein is MNDDPADAAPTPPRPSRAAGEGSVRIVGTAHVSAESVEEVEAVVDEERPDVVAVELDEGRYRQMKGETPDDLDPGDLLQGNTVFQFLAYWMLSYVQNRLGDRFDVEPGADMLAAVETAERLGLDVALVDRDIQTTIQRFWARMSLVEKARMVGALAFGVTDPRIAGVAFGLLVGVLLGPVFGLFGGALGLTDALLARVTTGAWAGVVAAMLANFLAAEFELRSVPGVFASLAVGALVGVAAFLTGAGVDAVTGLLSPFVVGAMGSIVLGLLVGFGVGLLAAVVMSVTGVGLAAEEDLDDFEGFDPAELTDADVVTAMMEEFRQFSPGGAAALIDERDAYIAHRLVRLRESGFSVVAIVGAGHREGIERYLESPGTLPPMESLTGTAEPGGVPWGKVVGYGVSVAFLAFFLLLAMAGVRNERLLTLFGAWFLINGAFAAGLAKAAGARWSSASVGGLVAWMTSINPLLAPGWFTGYMELRHLTVNVADIGRLNDLLSDETRPLGEVIADMFDVPLFRLIMIVAATNVGSIVASALFALYVVPQFFGAADVNVTQLMLEGARESARVVWGVLA
- a CDS encoding zinc metalloprotease gives rise to the protein MNGLSFSAAERRDLLVAWLALGVAFALFFLGGGPALTNALSAGEVGALTSAFVVSLLTAGVAFLLHELAHKVVAVRFGQQAAFRADYGMLFLAVVSALAGFLFAAPGAVHHRGHITPRQHGLIALAGPATNVVLGALFLPLWVVGTRIGLGPLGLVGSYGVAVNFFLAAFNLIPFGPLDGATVRKWSTPIWLVSFLVSAVLAVILGLSVL